In the genome of Entelurus aequoreus isolate RoL-2023_Sb linkage group LG08, RoL_Eaeq_v1.1, whole genome shotgun sequence, one region contains:
- the LOC133655133 gene encoding tumor necrosis factor-like: MEGDCEVPIFTAVDAEAKSPARSNVKPGSKLTVALVGFTLILAFAAVAVLIFNRHTKEPGREEDHFDLHHTLRQISNIRAAIHLAGQYNPDMETSVEWMNNVDPTHSQGGLELKNNEIVIPQKGLYFVYSQVSFRVSCNNGVNEDTSATPMVHLTHRVRRWSSSSGSDQYKTILHSVRTACPKTASGDADEDGHWYSAVYMGAVFQLDKGDRLKTVTEKMLPNLEEEPAKTFFGVFAL; the protein is encoded by the exons ATGGAAGGTGACTGCGAAGTACCCATTTTCACTGCTGTCGACGCAGAAGCTAAGAGCCCCGCAAGGTCCAACGTTAAACCCGGCTCAAAGCTCACCGTGGCCCTTGTGGGTTTCACGCTCATCCTCGCTTTTGCTGCTGTTGCTGTGCTGATCTTCAACCGACACACCAAG GAACCTGGACGGGAGGAGGACCATTTTG ATCTTCATCATACCTTGCGCCAAATCTCCAACATAAGAGCTGCCATTCACTTAGCAG GGCAGTACAACCCTGACATGGAGACCTCAGTGGAGTGGATGAATAACGTGGACCCGACCCACTCTCAAGGTGGACTGGAACTGAAGAACAACGAGATCGTGATCCCTCAAAAGGGCCTCTACTTTGTTTACAGTCAAGTGTCTTTCCGGGTCAGTTGTAACAACGGCGTGAACGAGGATACCTCCGCCACGCCAATGGTCCACCTGACCCACAGAGTGAGGCGCTGGTCCAGCTCGTCCGGGAGCGACCAATACAAGACCATCCTTCACTCCGTCCGCACAGCCTGCCCCAAAACAGCGAGCGGCGATGCCGACGAAGACGGCCACTGGTACTCTGCTGTGTACATGGGAGCCGTGTTTCAATTAGATAAAGGAGACAGGTTGAAGACCGTGACAGAGAAGATGTTGCCCAACCTCGAGGAAGAGCCCGCAAAGACATTCTTTGGTGTGTTTGCCTTGTGA